The Desulfobulbaceae bacterium nucleotide sequence TCCGTTCAATTATATTTTCTAACTCCCGAACGTTGCCAGGCCACGAATAACGAAGGAGACACCCCATAGCCTCACTGGAGACCCCTGAAATACGCCTTTTCTTCGACTGATTGAATTTGCTAATAAAATAGCATACCAAGGGCACGATATCTGACGTTCGCTCCCGAAGGGGCGGGGCATCTATCGGTATAACATTGAGTCGGTAAAACAGGTCTTCCCGGAATCGCCCCTCCCTGACTTCATCCTCCAAGTTACGATTTGTGGCCGCAATCACCCGAAAATCAGAAATAACTGTCTGGGTTCCGCCAACTCGTTCGAACTGTCGCTCTTGAAGAACGCGAAGCAGCTTAACCTGAAGCATCGGACTCATCTCGGAAATCTCATCCAGAAAAACTGTCCCGCTATCAGCGAGTTCAAATCGCCCGTGACGTGTCCGAATAGCGTGCGTGAAAGCCCCTTTTTCATGCCCAAACAGTTCACTCTCCAACAGTTCGGCTGGAATTGCGCCACAGTTAATCGGCACAAAAGGATTATCCCGGC carries:
- a CDS encoding sigma-54-dependent Fis family transcriptional regulator, with translation MTEIKHDSYAGIIGSCDIMQRLFNLIAKVTDTDTTILIQGESGTGKELIARAIHSQGPRRDNPFVPINCGAIPAELLESELFGHEKGAFTHAIRTRHGRFELADSGTVFLDEISEMSPMLQVKLLRVLQERQFERVGGTQTVISDFRVIAATNRNLEDEVREGRFREDLFYRLNVIPIDAPPLRERTSDIVPLVCYFISKFNQSKKRRISGVSSEAMGCLLRYSWPGNVRELENIIERMVILAVDKEIAVSDLPDKIVQATGLTREAVDEIPDQGFSLSLAVADYEKKLIVQALNQTGWVKNQASQLLGVNRTTLIEKLKRYELVKPLVVMTE